The stretch of DNA AAGAATACCTTAAATTTCTCAGATATCCAATCTATCCCAACCTTAATAGATAATTATGTGTACGTGAAAATTTTAACTTTGGGGAAAGAGCAACTATTTTGTATGATGTGGTGATACAAAACTACTGCATATCTACGTCTGGATGCATGGAAATGCATCACATCCTCGTCGGTCAAGTCAAAACTCCAAGTAACAGATCTCTTATTGATTCTCAAAGAAACATACTTCTGATAGtctgatatataattaattaattataatctCTCGAGATCAACTTTTACATAAAAAAGATTATATTAGATCGATATCTCATTGAAAGACTCAAGGACCCTCTCTTGATTAACATGCCTTTCAAACACGACAGCCTCATAGTTATGTGCTATATGGTCGCTATTCCTCGTTGCGATTATCAGAGCATACCTTAGGCCATTGTCGTATTGCTCTTTTCCCTGGACGTTATTCTCGAACGCCAGAATATCCATCGTGTGCTTGTTATGCTCATTAATCGCAAACCTTCCGATCTCTAAGTAGTAGCCAAGTGTTACATTCTTGATCGGCTTCCAGGGACTAGGCTCAATTTTAAGTCCTTCCACGTTATAGACGAGAGGGAGGAGGATAAgagagaaacaaataaaatactttatcatttttttatttgttcttgaATCTTTGAGGGACTAGGCACTTAGTTTCTTCCGGTTTACAGTTTTTATAAGGACTCAGAAAAAGATCTGAATAATAATGATAGTATAATACAATTAAAAGTTGACAACTAATTTATTCTTTACAAATTTACCAGAAGACCACTCACAATGAAAATGTTGAAACTGCTTTTCAACATTTGAAATCCTTCCAACGAGGGTATTGATAAATTGAGTTTATTTAAGTGGTTTCAACCGTCAATTTTCTTTTGTGGTGCAGCACTGCCACGTGTCACCTCCTGATTGGGTAGAAACGGTGAGGGTGTGTATGTACAtcatcacaattttttttaatctagaTAAGATTTAAATATTGTGTTCTGATTGGTTGTGCagatttcttttgattttttcctCACCCAATAATTCAAACTTATTTCTTTTAGATGTAgatatgatttaaaatattgtgTTTTGATTGGCTGTGCagatttcttttgattttttatctTCACCCAATAATTCAAACgcatttattatataataaagttttttttaaaataaaaattatatcaaaatttaatttttatctataaatagaAACATTCTCATTTCATTTGGATAcataaaaacatcatttttcATTACAATCAACTAATTTATTCTTGAATCTTCGAGGGACTGGGCACTGAGTTACGTCggatttactatttttatagGGAACTCGAAAAAGATCTgaataaatataatagtataatacAATTAGAAGTTGACAACTAAATCACCCTAACAGATGTACCATAAAACCACCCATAAAGAAGACGTTGAAACTCATTTTCAACCGTTGAAACTTTTACAATGAAGGTGTTGATAAATTGAGTTTATCTAGGTGGATTCAACGCATGTTACAAAGTAACCGTTTAAATAAGAAACTTGTGGCCCAGCATTGTCACGTGTCGCCTCCTGACTGGGTAGAATATACAGGCTGGGCTTAtcgtattttttaaaaatctgaataatatttaaaatattgtgtTCTGATTGgctatacatatttttttaatttttatcttcaCCCAATAATTTAGACGcagttattatataataaaactttcaaaaaaaaattatatcaaaattcatttttttcattgagagactatttttttgtcatcagacTACTTTTATTTCATTCGGATAAAAAACGTCGTTTTTAGTGCAATCaactattttattgttttattctttttttttgttaaatagaTCCCAATAATAATCCTTTTTAACACTCAAAATGTTTCTAATGTTCCGTTTAACTTCCAAAATCCCAacaattttcaatttcaaaaccAACCTTCCAACCAACTTACTTTatgatttattaataatattttcaacccttgatagaaaatattatgttatgtacacgatttaaaaaaaaaatcactctAATTGACcaatatgaaatttataaaataacatcAGAAGATTGTATTAatgttttgttatataaatatatttggtattaaattaagatattttgatGTCTCACCATAAAAATTGTTACCTTAATAAAATCAGTCATTACTTTAGTAATTATCAATTTAATACCTTAccataaaaaaatttaccaaagTTTGTGTATAAATATTGCTTAGACTTGAAATAATGTTGTAACTGTATTATTATAGGGTACAGTTTTTTTCCTTAATTAAGATTTATTAactacaaaaattttaaaataagtaatttttgtacatgttatatttaaattttttaaataattaataaaactgcAGAAAATTTTGACTCGctatacataaaaaaatatttatcattgaGTTAGATTTTAATCCgtattataatatttcatatttataattaaaacatatgtGAATAACTTATTataatgaaatgaaaaaaatattttatttttaaaagatgtaatatgaaataaaatagttaatattttaacatattttaaattggtgaaaaaattattttaatgtttcatattttattaataatattttcaacatTTGATAGAAAATATTATGTTATGTAAAACGATTTAAAACACTCTAATTGACcatatgaaatttataaaataacataggAAGGTTTAAtgttgatatataaatatatttggtatcaaattaaaatattttaaagccTTACCATAAAAAAATGTTACCTTATAAATTAGTCATTAataattatcaatttaatatcTTACATAAATAATTTCACCGAAGTTATTGTTATAAATATATCTTAGACTTAAAATAATGTTGTAACTGTATTATTATAGGgtatagtttaaaaataatttcaccTAGAATCAAATTGGGTCTAACtttgtgtttatgttttaatagtattgatgataattatagggtatagtttttaaaaataatttcaccTAGAATCAAATTGGGTCTAACtttgtgtttatgttttaatagtattgatgtaaGTTTTGAAGTAAATTGTGAGGAGGAGGATCGAGCTGAGATTTGTGAGGCTTAAAACAAGAATTTGGAGTTATAtgattttacaaatatttgtttccCAGCTTAGGGAGCTCAAAATCTATACATATCAATCACTTAAATTAACATTTCGTTTCACTATACTAAAGACCGGCCTTGATTCTCAGGAGTGCAAGAAGATGGTTTACTGTGAGAGTCTTTAGACCAAAATAGAGTATGTTGAGTTTCTCTAATCTTTGTGTAGTAAGACTTGATTCTGAGGAGACGTCAGTTAAACTGACTC from Raphanus sativus cultivar WK10039 unplaced genomic scaffold, ASM80110v3 Scaffold2121, whole genome shotgun sequence encodes:
- the LOC130505248 gene encoding cysteine proteinase inhibitor 4-like, encoding MIKYFICFSLILLPLVYNVEGLKIEPSPWKPIKNVTLGYYLEIGRFAINEHNKHTMDILAFENNVQGKEQYDNGLRYALIIATRNSDHIAHNYEAVVFERHVNQERVLESFNEISI